In Pseudomonas sp. HR96, the DNA window CCGGGCAGCTGGTATTCCACCGGGTCCTCGGCGGTGATGATCTTGCGCTCGGCGGTGTTGAGCCGCGACAGCGCGGTGTACAGGGTGGTGGTCTTGCCCGAGCCGGTCGGCCCGGTCACCAGCACGATGCCGTGGGGCCGTTCGAGCAGGCCCAGCAGCTTGGCCAGGCGCGGGCCGTCGATGCCCAGCGCCGGGAAGTCGAAGCTCACGGTCTGGCGGTCGAGCAGGCGCATGACCACCGACTCGCCAAAGCTGGTGGGCACCGTCGACACCCGCAGGTCGAGTTCGCGACCCTGCAGGCGCAGCATGATGCGCCCGTCCTGGGGCAGCCGGCGTTCGGCGATGTCGAGCCGCGCCATGATCTTCAGCCGCGAGATGACCGCGGCGGCGTAGCTGGCGGGCGGCGCCTCGCCGGTGGTCAGCAGGCCGTCGATGCGGTAGCGCACTTGCAGTTGGTCTTCGAAGGGTTCGATGTGCACGTCGGAGGCGCGTTCGAGTACGGCGCGCTGCAGGATCATGTTGACCAGGCGGATCACCGGCGCCTCGGAGGCCAGGTCCTTGAGGTGTTCGATGTCGTCCAGCCCGGGCGCCTCGTCCAGCGATTCGAGCAAGGCATCCATGGCGCTGCGACCCTGGCCGTGAAAGCGTTCGATCACGCTCTGTACTACGGCGGCCGTGGCCAGCTGCAGGCGTACGGCCTTGCCGGCGCAGTAGGCCAGCGCGTTAACGGCATAATGACTCAATGGCGGGCTGGCGACGACCTCGATATAGCTGGCGTCGGCCCCGATGACCACCAGGCCGTAGTGGCGCAGGAAGCGTTCACTGCCGATCGGCAGCGGTTCGAGCGCCGCCAGCGCCTCCTGCGCCAGCCGCGGCGCTGGCAGCAGGGCGGCGTAGGCCAGCACGGCCTGCTCGTCGCGCACGGCGCCCAATCGCAGCAGCACTCGCAGCAGTTCGCTGTCGTCGCGGTACTGCGCCACGCACAGCTTGCGCGCCCGGTTGATGTCGGCACTCGGCAGTTCGGCATGCTCTACCAACCATTCGCAAACTTGCGCCTGGGTTGCAATGGGCGCTGAACTTTCCGACCGCGACATTTATGCCAAACCACTCATCAACCCGCACCGAGCTGTCTATAGGCCGGCGCGCTGACTATTTAAATTACGGATATTGAATATCGCACCAGAGCGTAACTTTCCGCTTGGCGAGATTAACTTTGCATCACTGTTAGAGCACCGATTACCCCCTGAAAGGCAGCAGGATTTTCGACGCCGGAGAAGCTTAACAGGTGCTTAAACCTATTATCAACTAGGTTTAGTGAATGGGTTTAATATAGCGATAAATCAATTTTTAATGGCGTTTTATTGCACATTTCTACAGCTTATAGCTATCTAACACCGGGAAACTGACGAATTCTACCGCGACACCTCTCCCCGCCCAAGCCCTCACAGCGAGGCACAAGCTTTGCAACCCTGGCTTTTTGCGAACCCTTGGGCGTTTTGCAAAATCTTTTTGCAGCCGTTGAACTTTTAAGTGCATCATCCGGACTTAGTGACGATCCGCCCGGGCATGTAACGCCTGAACTCGTCATTCCTCTCACTTTCCACGACTCGAGACTTATCGATGATCCGACCCATGTTCCCCATCTTTGGGGCCGTTCTTCTGTGCGCCCAGAGTTTCGCTGTGCTGGCCGCCGACAGTGTCGCTACCGGTGCCGTTTCCGGAGCGTCTTCGGCCTCTGCCGAACAACAGGTGCGCGACAAACTCGAGGCCCAGCGTGCGCAGCTGAGCGGCGCCGCCAGCCTGGCCAAAAGTGCCAGCCAGGGGGCAACCACAGTCATCGACACCCCGGTGCAGAGCGACGACGCCCCGGCCCAGGTGCAGCAGCCATGATCCAGGACAACTGCGCGCAGGCCAGCCCTACTCTCGTTAAAAGGACCTTTCCCTTGTCAGTCTTCAAACACACCCTGGGCCTGAGCCTGCTGGCGTTCAGCGTGGCCCAGGGCAACCTGGCACTGGCGGCCGTGACGCCTGCCACCGGCAACGCCGTGGAAGCGCGGGTCAGCTCGATCCTCGACAACATGAACGAGTCGGAGAAGATCAACTTCACCCGCGTCGATGACGGCCACATGATTCCGTCGCTGCTCAAGTGGGGCATCAAGGGCACCGTGGCCTACGACTCTTCCATGGGCGTGCACGTCAACAACGCCACCTTCGGCGCGCAATACCCGTCGCAGTCGGCCCTGGCCGCGACCTGGAGCATCAACCGGGCCAAGGAGTTCGGCCTGGCCATCGCCTACGAGACGCGCATCTCCGGCGGCCAGCAGATGCTCTCCCCCGGCGTCAACCTGTACCGCACCCCGTACGGCGGCCGCGCGGCCGAGTACCTCAGCGGCGAGGACCCGTTCCT includes these proteins:
- a CDS encoding GspE/PulE family protein — protein: MSRSESSAPIATQAQVCEWLVEHAELPSADINRARKLCVAQYRDDSELLRVLLRLGAVRDEQAVLAYAALLPAPRLAQEALAALEPLPIGSERFLRHYGLVVIGADASYIEVVASPPLSHYAVNALAYCAGKAVRLQLATAAVVQSVIERFHGQGRSAMDALLESLDEAPGLDDIEHLKDLASEAPVIRLVNMILQRAVLERASDVHIEPFEDQLQVRYRIDGLLTTGEAPPASYAAAVISRLKIMARLDIAERRLPQDGRIMLRLQGRELDLRVSTVPTSFGESVVMRLLDRQTVSFDFPALGIDGPRLAKLLGLLERPHGIVLVTGPTGSGKTTTLYTALSRLNTAERKIITAEDPVEYQLPGINQIQVKPSIGLDFPSVLRSIVRQDPDVIMIGEMRDLDTCRIAIQSSLTGHLVLSTLHTNGAAASITRLLDMGVEHYLIASTLQGILAQRLVRRLDPATRIAFEAPAELIARHRLDQYTAQRPILLYRPDPDSAGGGYHGRSAITELLVMNDELRGLLMRQADVATLEQAARRHGLVSLFEDGLRQALAGITSLEEVLRVARED